The Mya arenaria isolate MELC-2E11 chromosome 16, ASM2691426v1 genome includes a window with the following:
- the LOC128221564 gene encoding interferon-inducible GTPase 1-like — MAGIIEEDHISMKNAFKTNGLDGLKQMIVDNRDKWESIPVRIAVTGNSGVGKSSFINAFLGLKPNAPGAAAVGITETTMQVKAYPHPMNENFVLYDLPGVGTQLFPRESYLEKVDFQKYDFFVILSATRFTENDAWLGHKVKLLQKKFFFVRTKIDSDMENEKEDFGEDFNRERSLSKIRADAQDNLRKFQGLNANVYLITTKLRKINQFDFSRLMQDVISKAPMLKNESLVLFLPSLTKDIILEKEKVLLKRAYALSLASGIAAVIPVPGLGVFVDGTILVYEALFYRKQFNLNENSLKKFEKQYSVKIGTPGWTSLSKSFTATGLLKAASIGMAGKIGENAVSYIIPGLGSAISAVLSYRSTCALLQSLIKTMRGDALIINADIAKRFVESI, encoded by the coding sequence ATGGCAGGAATTATAGAAGAAGAccatatttcaatgaaaaacgcATTTAAGACAAATGGTCTAGATGGTTTAAAGCAGATGATTGTCGACAACAGGGACAAATGGGAATCAATACCGGTACGCATTGCAGTGACTGGAAACTCGGGCGTTGGGAAATCCAGTTTCATCAATGCTTTCCTTGGATTAAAACCGAACGCTCCCGGTGCAGCTGCTGTCGGAATAACTGAAACGACAATGCAGGTTAAGGCATATCCGCATCCCATGAACGAAAACTTTGTCTTGTATGACCTTCCCGGTGTTGGAACACAGCTGTTTCCTCGCGAGTCCTATCTGGAGAAAGTGGATTTCCAGAAGTACGACTTCTTCGTGATACTGTCGGCAACTCGTTTTACGGAGAACGACGCGTGGCTTGGTCACAAAGTAAAGCTGCTACAGAAGAAATTCTTCTTTGTGAGAACGAAAATCGATTCCGATATGGAAAACGAAAAGGAGGATTTTGGGGAAGACTTCAACCGAGAAAGAAGCCTATCGAAGATAAGAGCAGATGCGCAAGATAATCTTCGCAAATTTCAAGGTTTGAATGCAAACGTTTATCTCATAACCACTAAACTTCGAAAAATCAACCAGTTCGATTTTAGTCGCTTAATGCAAGATGTGATAAGCAAAGCTCCGATGTTGAAGAATGAGTCTTTAGTTCTGTTTTTACCATCTCTCACCAAAGATATTATACTGGAGAAAGAGAAAGTTCTTCTTAAAAGAGCCTACGCATTATCTCTTGCGTCGGGTATTGCTGCGGTAATACCAGTTCCAGGTTTGGGCGTCTTCGTTGACGGAACAATTCTTGTTTATGAAGCGTTGTTTTACAGGAAGCAGTTCAATCTTAATGAAAACTCATTGAAGAAATTTGAGAAGCAGTATTCAGTGAAAATCGGAACACCTGGCTGGACTTCGCTTTCAAAATCCTTCACAGCAACTGGTTTATTGAAAGCAGCTAGCATTGGAATGGCTGGGAAGATTGGCGAAAACGCAGTTTCATATATTATTCCTGGTCTTGGATCAGCTATTTCTGCAGTTCTGTCTTATAGAAGTACATGTGCACTGCTTCAGAGTCTTATTAAAACAATGAGAGGGGATGCCCTCATTATCAACGCTGACATAGCTAAACGGTTTGTTGAATCGATTTAA